One window from the genome of Flavobacteriales bacterium encodes:
- a CDS encoding VWA domain-containing protein — protein MNLFSTYQFANAWVLWFLLLIPLLAAHFFLFQAKKNSALKLSSLQGFDGLESGILGHLKALYMLLRLAALSLFIIALARPQLSSESDSFIEHHNEGIDIVMALDASGSMLAIDFKPDRFQAAKQVAKDFVSNRKNDRIGLVIFEGEAYTQCPLTSDKKIVNDLIDEAEQGVVTEGTAIGMGLATAVNRLRESKVKSKVIILLTDGVNNQGKIHPITAAEIAKQFNIRVYTIGVGTNGKAKTPVAIDPFTNKYIYDYVDVEIDEKTLTDIADMTGGQYFRATDNQKLKEIYEQIDQLEKDKIKTIEYEVDLPEKSFPFILIGFILILIEFLLRSTLFKSVS, from the coding sequence ATGAACTTATTTAGCACATATCAATTTGCAAATGCTTGGGTGCTTTGGTTTTTATTACTAATCCCCCTATTAGCTGCTCATTTCTTTCTGTTTCAAGCAAAGAAAAATAGTGCTTTAAAATTATCTTCTTTACAAGGATTTGATGGACTAGAAAGTGGTATTCTGGGTCATTTAAAAGCACTTTATATGCTTTTGAGATTAGCAGCATTAAGCTTATTCATCATTGCATTAGCCAGGCCACAGCTAAGTTCTGAATCAGACTCGTTCATTGAGCATCATAACGAGGGAATTGATATTGTCATGGCACTGGATGCTTCAGGCAGTATGTTAGCCATAGACTTTAAACCCGATCGTTTTCAAGCAGCCAAACAAGTAGCCAAAGATTTTGTTTCTAATCGTAAAAATGATCGAATAGGATTAGTGATTTTTGAAGGAGAGGCTTATACGCAATGTCCTTTAACAAGCGATAAAAAAATTGTCAATGATTTAATCGATGAAGCCGAACAAGGAGTCGTAACAGAAGGGACAGCTATAGGTATGGGCCTAGCAACTGCTGTCAATAGGCTAAGAGAAAGTAAAGTCAAGAGTAAAGTCATTATTCTTTTAACAGATGGCGTTAATAACCAAGGAAAAATACACCCTATCACTGCCGCTGAAATCGCCAAACAATTCAACATTAGGGTTTATACTATTGGTGTTGGAACCAACGGTAAAGCAAAAACCCCAGTAGCAATAGATCCTTTCACCAATAAATATATCTATGATTATGTTGATGTTGAAATTGATGAAAAAACATTGACAGATATCGCAGACATGACTGGCGGTCAATATTTTAGAGCTACAGACAACCAAAAACTGAAAGAGATATATGAACAAATTGACCAACTAGAAAAAGATAAAATTAAAACTATTGAATACGAAGTTGATCTACCAGAAAAGAGCTTCCCATTCATTTTAATAGGTTTCATTCTAATACTAATAGAATTTTTATTAAGGTCAACATTATTTAAATCTGTATCGTAG